A DNA window from Aquarana catesbeiana isolate 2022-GZ linkage group LG01, ASM4218655v1, whole genome shotgun sequence contains the following coding sequences:
- the LOC141127131 gene encoding proteinase-activated receptor 1-like encodes MDSWLVTKLVPSIYTVVLLMALPLNIMAIIVFLVKVKVKKPAVVYLLNLAAADVLFVSILPFHIVYRFSGNNWLMGEGMCRFVTAMYLSNMCGSILLMTSISVDRFLALVYPVQSLPWRTVRRAWLVCCCIWVISMVSTVPILIRQLTRPFPDLKITTCYDVQDAELVERFHVYYIFPFYISLFYFLPLIITTFCYIRIVCSLRAPSMKGAQKRSRAVLLSVVVLCVFVLCFGPANVIWFMHFLQVYNQASNFLYIVYIISVSVSSVSCCLDPLIYYYASSEWQRHVYSLLRCKREHTQPVGHQRVLLHKDQIQKTPNKPSETSRFI; translated from the coding sequence ATGGACAGTTGGTTGGTGACGAAGCTTGTGCCCTCCATCTATACCGTGGTTCTCCTCATGGCTCTTCCTCTCAATATAATGGCGATCATCGTGTTCTTGGTGAAGGTGAAGGTGAAGAAGCCGGCAGTGGTGTATCTGCTGAACCTAGCCGCTGCTGATGTTCTCTTTGTTAGTATTCTTCCTTTCCACATTGTGTACCGATTCTCAGGAAATAACTGGCTGATGGGGGAAGGGATGTGCCGATTTGTCACGGCCATGTATTTAAGTAACATGTGTGGATCCATCCTGCTGATGACGAGTATCAGTGTGGACCGGTTCCTGGCTCTGGTCTACCCGGTCCAGTCCCTTCCTTGGCGCACAGTGAGACGAGCCTGGCTGGTGTGTTGCTGCATCTGGGTGATATCGATGGTCAGCACTGTGCCAATTCTCATAAGACAACTAACCCGACCATTTCCTGACCTAAAGATCACAACTTGTTATGATGTTCAGGATGCCGAATTGGTGGAAAGGTTTCATGTTTACTACATTTTCCCCTTTTATATCTCACTTTTCTATTTCTTACCTTTAATTATTACAACCTTCTGTTACATTAGAATCGTCTGCAGTCTCAGAGCACCGAGCATGAAGGGTGCCCAGAAGAGATCCCGAGCCGTCCTCCTGTCTGTGgttgtgttgtgtgtgtttgtCCTCTGCTTTGGCCCAGCCAATGTTATTTGGTTCATGCATTTCTTGCAGGTCTATAACCAAGCCAGTAACTTCCTGTACATTGTCTAcatcatcagtgtcagtgtgaGCAGTGTCAGTTGTTGTCTGGATCCTCTGATCTATTACTATGCATCCTCGGAGTGGCAGAGGCACGTCTACAGCCTGCTGAGATGTAAGAGAGAACATACACAACCAGTAGGCCATCAGAGGGTCCTCCTCCACAAAGACCAGATACAAAAAACTCCCAACAAACCTTCTGAAACTTCCCGGTTTATATAA